AttggtagaaaaaaaaaaaggcattagcTGAACTGCTCGCCAACTTAAATGGGCTGTCAAAGGACCAAGTCAAATTTCAGAATCCGGCCGTTGTGGAGCTGTTCTCTTTAGAAAATTCCGTGGAGGTTGACGTTGTACCTACTTCACCCCCTACCCACCTTTCTCCATTGACCGCATATAATATCATTTGCAACGAACTTGAATAATTCCACTCATGAAAAGTAACAGTACATGAACAAGGAAATCATTTTcacattatttcttttattccttcattTGCCGAAAAGTTTCCTCAATGAAAAGGGTACAAACTACACAGAGCCAAGACTTCGAAAAAAGCACACATGATTTGTTGAATACAAAGAATAACAACACCTTGTACAACACAAGGATATACATAATATACGATAACATaacttgaaaacaaaaaacttagCAATAAACATCTGCTGGAGAAGAAGGCCCAGACATCTCAAGGGAAACTGAATCCCAGCTCACAATATCACCACAATGTCCCCCTTTTGATTTCACTAAATGTAGCTGATTTGATGAAACAGGTGCTCTGAGAGCTAATTTATCTGCAGCTATTGCCTTCATTCGGTGACGTTCTGCTCTCGATCCAATGACCTGTCCTAAAATTGATGCTGCGATGGTAAAAGCCATAGCTGCCTTGGGCATCAACACAGACTTCCTCAGCATGGCTATGAATGGAACGGCAGCATGAACTGCAGCGAACCAGGATGGTGAGAATTTCTCAGTGTGTTCTCTCCATATCCCTAAAGGAACGTTTGCTGCCATGCCCAGTAACCCAATCACAAGTACTTTTGCAGGCAGGGGTTGTGGACGGAGGTTCTTTGCAAATGCAGTTTTGGCTAGGGCTGCTCGGGCATCAACTATTGCAGGTGGGCACTTAAATTTCATGCCTGGAGGGGGCTGAAGTGCCTTAGCAACTAGGGGAATAACTTTGCTAACTGCTTGGTAGGACTTTGCAATGGGGCAGTTTCCTGTTTGCAGCCACTCGTTGCTCAATGCCTCATGCTTTGAACTTCCTCCCTAAAAGAGTAACCGTACAAACTATCAAGATAAAAGTAAAGGAGAAAGATGAATAATGATAGAAGTTCAATCAATAGCAACTAATCCAGTCACTTAGTCAGCTTCGACAATTCAATCCACAATATTCGGTATACTGATGAGATTCTTAGTTGTTCATAAAATAGTTCCCAACTAATAATTTAGACTTCACGTTGAATTCATATAGAATAATCAAAATGTGAAAATCATAGCTTGAACAAATGATGATACATTACCTGTGAAGAAGACTCTTTCTTGGATGAGTTCGATTTCCTTTTCTGATTCTTCCATTTCTCAGAAAATGAATCGAAACTGAAGGGCCCTCCAAAGGACGACAGGCTAATAGTGGCTGCCTTAGCAGCTAAAGGATTGAACTGGGCCGGGGCTGGTTCAGGCTCTACTTTCTCAAAACTCACAAATGATCTCGCAGAGAGGGGGACTACTCCATCATGGCCATGGAAAAGTCTGAATGCCATATCAAAATTGGGACCATCTTCAAAAATGGGACCTTTGCCTGCACGTACCTGAGCAGGACAATttacaaaacacataaaaatttgTGTTGAGCACCAGGTGAGCGTGGAAAAGCTCAATAGAAGCACAATGCCAGCCCAAGACATGCATGCAATGGGTTTGAAATATTAAGAAGGAGGATAGTTTGCAGCTTTAGATATTAGCCGGGTCTGCAACATGATGAGGCAGCTCAAGAAGACATGATTTTCTGGGCTCAATGTTcagttaataaaattatataaagaaagataAGATGCGAATTCCTTTCAATCTAATACACTAGGTGAGGCCAATATATAAGATGTATTCTATAGCAACAAATAGAAATCAGTTCATAACCAAGAACAAgtcattcaaaagaggtaactCACAGGCATAGGGAAAGCCAGGGATGGTGAGAAGGAGAAGTTAGTTGGTTCGTTAATGTTCCTTAAGAATGGACATCTGGGCATGTCCACCTGAGAAGGCTTAGATTCTTCATTTAGGTCTCTGAAGAAAAATTCCATATCTATTGAAGAGCAAAGTATCCTGCACATCAGAAAAGTGCATAAACAATGTCATAATCACAAACCCACATTGCTACAATAGACTGGAAATTCCAAAACCAAGATTAACCAGCGTAAAGAGTCTATAAGAAAGCTAAAAGATGAGGCTTGTGTCTAAGAATCATAAAGAAGGGAAATTGTAACCGGGAGTGTCTTTTATATTAACTAAAGAAGGTAATGTCTGTTGCGAGTGTCCCATCTAAGATCGTCATCCAGCCACATGATATTAACTAAAGATCTGGTGTTAAAAGCTTGAATTATCATTAGAAGGGGGAAAAAATCAAGTTGAGAAACAGAGAAGGAAGGATTAGTTGCAGTGGCTAACCCAATCAAAATGAAATCTCAAACCATTTGTGCTGCAAAAGGCTAAATTTCAACTAAAGATTCCCAAATCTCTTCTGTACCACCAAAATTAGTCATGTAACGCACTTTTTTGAAAACCAATTCAAAACCCTTCTAGCATTCCTAAACCCATCGGGCGTTCTTACTTTCAAAGGCTATTGATTTACGTAACAGACCCAAATCTCCTAATTATCAATCTATTTTCAGAGTCATCTAATTTAGATCAgagtaaatttcaatataagCAATCATGCAAACTGAATCGACAGGCGACAGAGctaaaattacataatatatatgtatatatcaggAACCAATACTAGTATAGAAGCACACATTTATGCGCGCgcgcatacacacacacacacacacacatatatatatatatatatatgcatatataattaattacctgGAGAAGCTTGGAAAGGGAAAGGGGCACAAATCCCAGACCGAAAGCACGAGAGAAGAGAGAcgagaaaaggaagaaaggaatCGGAGAGCAGTAGGAGTAAACGATGAAAGAggttgagaaagagagagagtaaatGGCGTTGTGGTAGGCACACGCACTTTGTTGAGGTTGAggcgagagagatagagagcagAGGACACCAAGTTGGAAAAATGttctattttacttattttttggtAGGACCCGAAAATGGTGGAGATGGTCAACACGCGCCCCATTTGTTTGAGAAGGACTCGGCGAATCTAAAATTCGTGTGTACATATTTGTAATCTGCAAAACAAATGGGACTCTGACACGTTGCCGAGAAAGATCACCGAAAATCTTAGAGGAACGGATTGTATTTGTACATTAAGCGGTAATTCAGGTGCTAATTAAGCTTCCTTTCgatatgaataaaatatcattataatattaatttttaatatttaaaaattaaaaattaaaaattaaaaattatttattatattttatgataaaatgaaataagatgggcTAAGTTGCATTGTACCGTTCAAATCAATATAATGGGCCGTGGGATTGTATCGTGGGCTGGGCTTTCGGGTAAGGGCCATGctatttaactaatccaatctcaaatttttatgtttaattaagtcatttaaattttattatcccAACATATAAGTATGCGATGTCaccaataaaaagaacaaaaagaaaaaaaaaaaaaaaagttataaatctaCGTATTGAAGTCGAGAAAGTGAAGTAGCCCCATGCATCATCCTTTCTTGCTTGCATTGATGATGAAagcattatatattttaattctggATAAAATGAAGGCACTCGTACGTAGtctgaaaggaagaaaaaaaaaggaggcaGAACTGGTTATAAACTTGGAATCAGACCAAAACATAATTTGTTTGCTTGTATTTTGGTTTCAGCTCATAAGATCCTATATTAGATCCCTTGTCATTGTAGACACATGGGTCTTTAAGCACTTCTATCAGGAATAGGTGCTTGAGACTTGTTACTACGGACTTACGGTTTTCTTCTGCTATAAATGagagtctttaataaatttgaggTAGGGACCACTATTGGACATGGGAccctaaatattaaaaaaaaaaaaaaaagattataataaataataattagaacaatatatataatttatatatatatatatatatgtgtgtgtgtgtgtaaggaAGCAAGCAAGCAAATAAAAAGGTGGTTCTGTTGGatatatagaagaaattaaACTACTTTAGGTTGGTCTGTCTCCTGGATAAGCTGTCTTAAGTCCAATTTGGTTGCCTTTCAAACAGCTTAAACataatttcttccatttcacTGCGATCGAGCCCTTCTACGTCTTTTAATTAGCTGCCATTTTCTTGTTATcctatacattttatatttatgcaGTGGCTGAACAAAGTAagtgcataaatatatatattatacgcaAAAGGAAATTAAGGAGCAGTATTTACATACACCAAGCTGCATCCCTAGTGGCATTGGCCACCTCATATGAACCCAATCGTCATTGCCGATCACCTGGAGGATCAAGtagttgatgatgatgaaataaTACAAAACGTGATTAAATTATGAGTCGTTCTATACAACTACCCATTTCCCTCATACGGCACACGAATCCTGAtctggcattttttttttatatgttaaacGTTGCGTTTAgttaaaacctaaaattataCCCAGTTTCGAATCTATTTTCCCTCCCCACCCCCGCACGCCCAcgttcttcctcttcctctgttcTCCCTCCCGCCAGCAGCGCCTAGCCTGTTCTTCCTCCGACAGCGACCATTTCATCTTCGACACCGTCTGAAACTGCCGACGAGAACGTAGCACGACAGACCCACCGCCAACAGCTTGCATCGACGAGTCTGCAGCTCCACATTCAACGTAAAatctggttttggttttttttttttttttctccctgttTTATAATGTTTGAGCCATTTTCGTCTttcttaatgtttttattttaactcacaCAGACATTCGGGGTCAAGATATGTGATTTTTCTGGGGGTCGAGCTCAGTCCGTCGTCGCGGCTTTGGGAGTCCAGCTTCATCGAGTTGCCTTCATGGGTAGTGGTAGTTAAGGTCTTGAGAGAGGGATTTCTGAAGGGTCGAGTTTGTGGTGGTCTGATTAATTCAGGGAGGGAGaaaattgagagaagaagaagttgattCAGGGCGGGAGAGGCAAGAGAGGGTGAGTTGATTTAGGAAGGGAGAGGCGAGAGAGGGAGTGGGGCGAGAGAGGGAGTGTCGGGGAGGGAGGCGAGAGAGGGAGTGGGGCGAGAGAGGGATTTCGAATTAGACCGGAGGAAGAAGCGAACCGGTTTGCCAGGTGGATTTTCGTGTGGCGTGTGATGGGAAGAACCGGACTATGAATAGAGTTTtccttaaattatatatgatatgtgtcattagagaaagaagaagggCGAAATGGAGAAACCCAACCACGTTGAATGCACTGAAACACAAAACTTTAACACTCACCTGTTAAtgcaagagaaaataaaaatccaaatacaAAACTGACATGCTTGCATGGATATAAACCATGGAACACTAGAAATCCAACACATACATGCTGACATGCTTACATTTAGTATGTAGATAACGTAAGTACTGTACTTTTGTGGATTACCTCAGTGGTGGAGTTGTCGTCCTTCGAGTGGAGGGGGTTGACGGAGAGGACAACTTTGGCAACGGGGCGAAAAGGCCGGTCGGAGTCATCGGGTGGAGACTGGAGAGAGGTATAGATGAGGTGAGGGCATTTGATGAGCCACGTTGCTCTCTCCGCTTTGCTTGTATCCAACAACGCATCGATGCTATTGTTGCAGTTGCCATCTTTCTCGTCCATGGCGCCACCGCGTGCgcgcgagcgagagagagagagagaacgaaatATGCAACGGATTTTCAAGACTCTGCAATTGTGGAGTAACAGAACAAACGATCAATATAATTCACAGCTccgttgtatatatatatatatatatatactgaggCCTTAGGGGGGCCATGCACAAGATTCCTATCCTCCCTACGTACTTACCTGGATTCTATATgtctattttccttttaattttccCACAAAATTATCCCTTAAACATAAGACAGACATAAGACAATAACCATACTCTCTcgaccaatattttttttaacaattttttgatcatgaatattttttacCTTTCGAACCCAGATAGAAAAAACTTCCCGAATTCTAATATAATactaaatgttatttttaaaaaattagactttaatattaaatattgtcaGATTtaagcattttatttatttctattcgAATTGCAAGACAAGTTTAGCTGGATAAAGACGCAGtggagttttaacttttaagacGGCCGGCCGGGGCCAGTAATCTTTGATCCAATTATGAATCCCAATTGTATTACGTTCTAGTAAGAATATTTTCCTAATGAATTAGTTAttataatgaagaaaataattgttAAGCTTTATGCAAATATCAACCCTTCgtattttttaaacttgtttGAACTAAAATCTCGTAATCACTAGATTATTACTGGGTCTACATAAACTTCTAGAGATAACAATTCTCTAATTAGTATAAGACTACTTTGGTTTATGCAAAATTAGATAAATgatttttacaaatctcaaatagataaatctcgtgcagatagtttataaaaaaatagacttcatcttaaaaaaagtata
This window of the Juglans regia cultivar Chandler chromosome 12, Walnut 2.0, whole genome shotgun sequence genome carries:
- the LOC108980001 gene encoding uncharacterized protein LOC108980001, translating into MEFFFRDLNEESKPSQVDMPRCPFLRNINEPTNFSFSPSLAFPMPVRAGKGPIFEDGPNFDMAFRLFHGHDGVVPLSARSFVSFEKVEPEPAPAQFNPLAAKAATISLSSFGGPFSFDSFSEKWKNQKRKSNSSKKESSSQGGSSKHEALSNEWLQTGNCPIAKSYQAVSKVIPLVAKALQPPPGMKFKCPPAIVDARAALAKTAFAKNLRPQPLPAKVLVIGLLGMAANVPLGIWREHTEKFSPSWFAAVHAAVPFIAMLRKSVLMPKAAMAFTIAASILGQVIGSRAERHRMKAIAADKLALRAPVSSNQLHLVKSKGGHCGDIVSWDSVSLEMSGPSSPADVYC